The proteins below come from a single Dermatophilaceae bacterium Soc4.6 genomic window:
- the yidC gene encoding membrane protein insertase YidC has product MYDFFVNLLSPIMWGEAWIMSTWHQLFTILGIPADSGWGWALSIVGLTMVIRLILIPLFVKQIHSSRRMQLIQPEMQKIQAKYKGKTDPDSRQAMTQETMALYKDTGTNPFASCLPILLQSPFFFGLFQLLNNLPHIAAGQHAEIGPITQSVASVIEKSSLFGAPLSSHFLGSSDVNTKVLTGVLIILMSLTTFTTQRQLMRKNMPESALTGQFAMQQKVILYLMPFFFMISGINFPIGVLLYWLTTNLWSMGQQFYVIRRMPAPGSAAEREFEDRQRRKGKEVKKLTLKGLDTAPAVVVADAEAELTPRQRPQPKSKKRAKQSGASRRPTDAPSGTDAAGRPGT; this is encoded by the coding sequence GTGTACGACTTCTTCGTAAACCTCCTCTCGCCGATCATGTGGGGTGAGGCCTGGATCATGTCGACCTGGCACCAGCTCTTCACCATCCTGGGGATCCCCGCGGACTCGGGCTGGGGCTGGGCTCTGTCGATCGTCGGTCTGACCATGGTCATCCGGCTCATCCTGATCCCGCTCTTCGTCAAGCAGATCCACAGCTCGCGCCGGATGCAGCTGATCCAGCCCGAGATGCAGAAGATCCAGGCGAAGTACAAGGGCAAGACCGACCCGGACTCCCGTCAGGCCATGACCCAGGAGACGATGGCGCTCTACAAGGACACGGGCACCAACCCCTTCGCGTCGTGCCTGCCGATCCTGCTGCAGTCGCCGTTCTTCTTCGGCCTGTTCCAGCTGCTCAACAACCTGCCGCACATCGCGGCCGGGCAGCACGCCGAGATCGGCCCGATCACCCAGTCCGTCGCCTCGGTGATCGAGAAGTCCAGCCTGTTCGGTGCACCCCTGTCGAGCCACTTCCTCGGCTCGTCGGACGTGAACACGAAGGTGCTCACCGGCGTGCTCATCATCCTGATGTCCTTGACGACCTTCACGACGCAGCGTCAGCTGATGCGCAAGAACATGCCGGAGAGCGCACTCACCGGCCAGTTCGCCATGCAGCAGAAGGTGATCCTCTACCTGATGCCGTTCTTCTTCATGATCTCCGGCATCAACTTCCCCATCGGTGTCCTGCTCTACTGGCTGACCACCAACCTGTGGTCGATGGGGCAGCAGTTCTACGTGATCCGCCGGATGCCGGCTCCTGGGTCGGCCGCTGAGCGCGAGTTCGAGGACCGGCAGCGCCGCAAGGGCAAAGAGGTCAAGAAGCTGACGCTCAAGGGGCTCGACACGGCTCCGGCGGTCGTCGTGGCCGACGCTGAGGCGGAGCTCACGCCACGCCAGCGTCCGCAGCCGAAGAGCAAGAAGCGCGCCAAGCAGTCCGGGGCATCCCGTCGACCGACGGACGCCCCCTCCGGGACCGACGCAGCCGGTCGCCCCGGCACCTGA
- the yidD gene encoding membrane protein insertion efficiency factor YidD has translation MSPVVEARTWRRTAALPLIWLLRGYQYLISPLTPPTCRFYPSCSSYAVTALERHGPLRGSWLAVRRLLRCHPWNPGGVDLVPQRPQGAGSGSVGSTPPPGRARP, from the coding sequence ATGAGCCCGGTGGTCGAGGCCCGCACGTGGCGACGGACCGCGGCGCTGCCGCTGATCTGGCTGCTGCGGGGCTACCAGTACCTCATCTCCCCCCTCACGCCGCCGACCTGCCGCTTCTACCCCAGCTGCTCGTCGTACGCGGTCACGGCCCTCGAGCGGCACGGTCCGCTGCGAGGGTCCTGGCTGGCCGTCCGACGGCTGCTGCGGTGCCACCCGTGGAACCCCGGGGGGGTCGACCTCGTTCCGCAGAGGCCGCAGGGTGCGGGATCCGGGTCGGTCGGGTCCACGCCGCCACCGGGCAGGGCCCGACCATGA